The following proteins are co-located in the Myxococcales bacterium genome:
- a CDS encoding cupin domain-containing protein yields the protein MSRRIVTGNDNDSKSHVVSDGPAMDFGTLTELWATDGSPADFGSDDAVDGRRVKLEPPENGTVFRFFRVEPEDRGQSREELSHQVAASFEVVGAAHCRPDTSLHPRMHKTSTVDYVVLLRGEVTLLLDNDQVDLLPFDVVIQRGTNHAWINKGTETAELVGILVDAKTR from the coding sequence ATGTCCAGACGCATCGTCACAGGCAATGACAACGACAGCAAATCGCACGTCGTGAGCGACGGTCCGGCGATGGACTTCGGTACGCTGACTGAACTCTGGGCTACAGACGGTTCACCCGCCGACTTCGGTAGCGACGACGCGGTGGACGGGCGTAGAGTGAAGCTGGAGCCGCCCGAGAACGGCACGGTTTTTCGCTTCTTCAGAGTCGAACCCGAAGACCGCGGACAGAGCCGTGAAGAACTGAGTCACCAAGTAGCGGCATCATTCGAAGTGGTCGGTGCCGCTCACTGCCGCCCCGACACCAGCCTCCACCCCCGTATGCACAAGACGAGCACCGTCGACTACGTGGTCCTGCTGCGCGGCGAGGTCACGCTGCTACTGGACAACGACCAAGTGGATCTCTTGCCCTTCGATGTCGTGATTCAGCGCGGAACAAACCACGCCTGGATCAACAAGGGCACGGAAACGGCGGAACTGGTGGGGATTCTTGTCGACGCGAAAACACGTTAG